From the genome of Cytobacillus firmus, one region includes:
- a CDS encoding ring-cleaving dioxygenase has protein sequence MNKATSGIHHISAIVGHPQENIDFYAGVLGLRMVKQTVNFDDPGTYHLYFGNNEGKPGTIITFFPLANAFQGEIGDGQAGVTSYAIPSGALEFWKDRFKKFKISYTMERRFSEESIRFQDPHGLILEMVERDEGETNIWTFGGITPDVAVKGFAGATLYSSQPEQTAHLLESVMGLERIGEEGEIIRFQSSAPIGNVIDLKKTSGKRGRMGVGTVHHIAWRAEDDQDQLEWREYVRSNGYGVTPVRDRNYFNAIYFREHGEILFEIATDPPGFAHDESPGEIGEKLMLPEQYENMRDRIERKLIPIEVRELE, from the coding sequence GTGAACAAAGCCACAAGTGGAATTCATCATATCAGTGCGATCGTCGGCCACCCTCAGGAGAATATCGATTTTTATGCAGGTGTTTTAGGATTGAGGATGGTCAAGCAGACTGTGAATTTTGATGATCCCGGCACTTACCACCTGTATTTTGGCAATAATGAAGGGAAGCCGGGGACAATCATTACATTTTTCCCATTGGCAAATGCCTTCCAGGGAGAGATTGGGGATGGCCAGGCTGGCGTCACCTCCTATGCAATTCCCAGTGGTGCTCTTGAATTCTGGAAAGACAGATTTAAGAAATTTAAAATTTCTTACACAATGGAAAGAAGATTTAGTGAAGAATCAATAAGATTTCAGGATCCTCACGGTCTCATATTGGAAATGGTGGAAAGAGATGAGGGTGAGACGAATATTTGGACATTTGGAGGAATTACTCCTGATGTTGCAGTAAAGGGCTTTGCAGGGGCGACTCTTTATTCATCCCAGCCGGAACAGACAGCACATCTGCTTGAAAGTGTTATGGGTCTTGAACGCATTGGGGAAGAAGGAGAAATAATCCGGTTCCAATCCTCAGCCCCAATCGGCAATGTCATAGACCTGAAAAAGACTTCCGGCAAGCGAGGCCGGATGGGTGTCGGCACTGTCCATCATATCGCCTGGCGGGCTGAAGATGATCAGGATCAATTGGAGTGGCGGGAATATGTGAGGTCAAATGGCTATGGGGTAACACCAGTCAGGGACCGGAATTATTTTAATGCCATTTATTTTCGGGAGCACGGGGAAATTCTTTTTGAAATTGCAACTGACCCGCCAGGATTTGCACATGACGAATCACCCGGTGAAATAGGGGAGAAGCTGATGCTTCCTGAACAATATGAGAATATGAGAGATCGCATCGAGCGAAAATTAATCCCTATTGAAGTCAGGGAACTGGAATAA
- a CDS encoding iron-containing alcohol dehydrogenase — translation MYNAYCRMYQKTFKLVSPLLPWREPELLEGANSLDKLPDIIKKTGISRILIVTDSGITSLGLMDGLLLNLQKWNIEFYIYDKTVPNPTITNIEEALEEYMKNNCQGILAFGGGSPMDCAKGVGARVVRPEKSIPQMKGQFKVRKKLPPLFAVPTTAGTGSEATVAAVITDSRSHEKYAIIDLCLIPHYAVLDPLITIKLPPHITAATGMDALTHAIEAYIGRSSTAETRKLSIDAVRLIYDNLYETYQNGENLEARARMQKAAYLAGLAFTRSYVGNVHAIAHTLGGFYSVPHGLANAIILPYVLEHYGEAVWAPLDELAMAAGIGDPGASAEENSKSFISSIKSLNHKMGIPQKVSGIIDSDIPVMAERALKEANPLYPVPKIFGRNDMLKLYQIIKE, via the coding sequence ATGTACAATGCATACTGCCGAATGTACCAGAAAACCTTCAAGCTGGTATCGCCTCTTTTACCCTGGCGGGAACCGGAACTTTTAGAAGGCGCTAATAGCCTGGACAAACTTCCCGATATTATTAAGAAAACAGGCATAAGCAGAATTTTGATTGTAACGGACAGCGGCATCACTTCTCTTGGGCTGATGGATGGTTTGCTATTAAATTTACAGAAATGGAATATTGAATTTTATATTTATGATAAAACGGTTCCAAATCCGACAATTACTAATATTGAAGAAGCACTTGAAGAATACATGAAGAATAATTGCCAGGGTATTCTTGCCTTTGGCGGGGGTTCACCGATGGATTGTGCTAAAGGCGTTGGTGCAAGAGTTGTGAGGCCTGAGAAAAGCATCCCGCAAATGAAAGGCCAATTTAAAGTCAGAAAAAAGCTACCTCCCCTTTTTGCAGTCCCGACTACAGCAGGTACAGGAAGTGAGGCCACTGTTGCAGCGGTCATTACCGACAGCCGTTCACATGAGAAATACGCCATTATTGACCTTTGTCTAATTCCGCATTATGCAGTTTTAGATCCCTTGATTACTATAAAATTGCCTCCTCATATAACGGCTGCAACCGGTATGGATGCACTAACCCATGCCATCGAAGCCTACATTGGGAGAAGCAGTACAGCAGAGACGAGAAAATTGAGCATAGATGCAGTCCGGCTGATATATGATAATCTTTACGAAACATATCAGAATGGCGAAAATCTGGAGGCAAGAGCCCGTATGCAAAAAGCTGCTTATCTGGCAGGACTGGCTTTTACCAGGTCCTATGTAGGCAATGTTCATGCTATCGCCCATACGCTGGGAGGATTTTACTCTGTTCCTCATGGTTTGGCTAATGCTATCATTCTTCCATATGTACTGGAGCATTACGGCGAGGCAGTCTGGGCACCCCTAGATGAACTCGCAATGGCGGCGGGCATAGGTGATCCGGGAGCTTCGGCTGAAGAAAATTCAAAGAGCTTTATAAGCAGCATAAAATCCCTCAACCATAAAATGGGGATCCCCCAAAAGGTGAGTGGAATAATAGACAGTGACATTCCCGTAATGGCTGAACGTGCCTTAAAGGAAGCCAATCCCTTGTATCCTGTGCCGAAAATCTTCGGCAGAAATGATATGTTAAAACTGTATCAGATTATAAAGGAATAA
- the corA gene encoding magnesium/cobalt transporter CorA, whose protein sequence is MIRIQAVNKKNELKQDITLERLKAEWESYKWFWVDFDQPTEEETAELDKTFHFHPLAIEDCVVKLQRPKMDYYEDYSFFVTHSLNHINEDKQEINFFIGSNYIVSYHHELSREMNDVWERLSLSKKISKWDPYLVMYHIIDKIVDNYFPIVYQLEDRLSLIEDNPNDETMEELLEKLFDIRHHLLQIRYTVIPMRDLIYRVINSHRLKGVKERYEYFADIHDHLLKLTEMIDGNRELTNDIRDSYLSINSHQTNRVMRVLTVITTIFMPLTFIAGIYGMNFENMPELSWKYGYFETLLLMFIIALGMFWWFMKKGWFR, encoded by the coding sequence ATGATAAGAATACAAGCTGTTAACAAGAAAAATGAACTCAAACAGGATATTACTCTAGAGAGGCTGAAAGCTGAGTGGGAAAGCTATAAGTGGTTTTGGGTTGATTTTGATCAGCCAACCGAGGAGGAAACTGCTGAACTCGACAAGACTTTTCACTTTCACCCCCTGGCAATAGAGGATTGTGTTGTCAAACTCCAGCGCCCCAAAATGGACTATTATGAAGACTATAGCTTTTTTGTCACCCATAGCCTAAATCATATTAACGAAGATAAACAGGAAATTAACTTTTTTATTGGCTCAAATTATATAGTATCCTACCATCATGAACTCTCCAGGGAAATGAATGATGTTTGGGAAAGGCTTAGCTTAAGTAAGAAGATTAGTAAATGGGACCCTTACCTGGTCATGTACCACATCATTGATAAAATAGTGGATAATTACTTTCCTATCGTTTATCAGCTGGAAGATCGTTTGAGTCTCATTGAAGATAACCCAAATGATGAAACGATGGAAGAATTATTGGAGAAGTTATTTGATATCCGCCATCATTTATTGCAGATAAGATATACTGTGATTCCGATGCGTGATTTAATATACCGTGTCATTAATTCCCATAGACTTAAAGGTGTAAAGGAAAGATACGAATACTTTGCTGATATTCATGACCACTTATTGAAATTGACTGAAATGATTGATGGAAACAGGGAATTGACGAACGATATCCGTGACAGTTATTTATCGATCAACTCCCATCAGACGAATCGGGTAATGAGAGTCCTTACCGTGATAACAACCATTTTCATGCCCTTAACTTTTATAGCGGGCATATATGGGATGAATTTTGAAAACATGCCGGAATTATCGTGGAAATATGGATATTTTGAAACACTGTTATTAATGTTTATTATTGCCTTAGGCATGTTTTGGTGGTTTATGAAGAAGGGCTGGTTCAGATAA
- the brnQ gene encoding branched-chain amino acid transport system II carrier protein: MKKFDSFFIGLMLFSMFFGAGNLIFPPYLGALSGTSFWLAITGFILTAVGLPFIVLLSISMAKGGIEAIASRVHPLFGTLFMVIIYLSIGPFLAIPRNAGVAFEMGVMPFINDSWNLSLILFTYSAVFFLLVYVVSLNPAKMERFMGRWLTPVLLLSVVILCTAAIMNFGTKQLAPSGGYDSGAFFKGFLEGYNTMDALAALAFGIVILTAIQKKGVHDEKQLSLYTLRAAVIAGVLLAAVYISLGLLGAKIAANGTFENGTAILSSAATLLFGRAGTAFIGAIFTLACFTTVVGLTSACGQYFSKLLPKVSYKLVISAVTLIGFTLSNLGLNQILKVSVPFLVTAYPLTIVLITLSFFNGFFRNPRKVYGSALLFTGVFAALGALSTFGFDLGALQSLREVLPFASVGMEWVVPAAAGTALGILLSKTDRQQPDSAKQMDVKAS, from the coding sequence ATGAAGAAATTTGACAGCTTTTTTATCGGTCTCATGTTATTCTCAATGTTTTTTGGAGCAGGTAATTTAATATTCCCTCCCTACCTTGGTGCTTTATCAGGTACCTCCTTTTGGCTTGCGATTACAGGTTTTATTCTGACTGCTGTAGGCTTGCCATTTATTGTACTGCTTTCCATCTCCATGGCAAAGGGTGGAATTGAAGCGATTGCCAGCCGGGTTCATCCTCTTTTCGGCACTTTATTTATGGTTATCATCTACCTGTCCATTGGTCCTTTCCTGGCTATTCCCAGAAATGCAGGTGTTGCTTTCGAGATGGGTGTCATGCCATTTATTAATGATTCATGGAACCTATCACTAATATTGTTTACGTATTCAGCAGTCTTTTTCTTGCTTGTATATGTTGTCAGTTTAAATCCGGCCAAAATGGAAAGATTTATGGGCCGCTGGCTTACTCCTGTTCTGCTGCTGTCGGTTGTTATCCTTTGTACAGCTGCAATCATGAATTTCGGCACAAAGCAGCTGGCTCCATCTGGCGGTTATGACAGCGGCGCATTCTTTAAGGGTTTCCTTGAAGGCTATAACACAATGGATGCCCTTGCCGCCCTTGCCTTTGGAATTGTCATTCTTACTGCCATCCAGAAAAAAGGTGTACATGACGAAAAGCAATTATCCCTCTATACACTAAGAGCTGCAGTAATAGCTGGCGTGCTGCTGGCAGCCGTTTATATTTCCCTTGGTTTATTAGGAGCTAAAATAGCTGCGAACGGCACTTTTGAAAACGGGACAGCCATTTTATCATCTGCCGCTACCCTGTTATTCGGAAGAGCTGGAACGGCATTCATAGGTGCAATTTTCACTCTTGCCTGTTTTACGACTGTAGTAGGCTTAACATCAGCCTGCGGACAATATTTCTCAAAGTTGCTGCCAAAGGTAAGCTATAAATTAGTCATCAGTGCCGTAACCTTGATTGGTTTTACCTTATCAAATCTTGGGTTAAATCAAATTCTCAAAGTATCTGTTCCTTTCCTGGTAACAGCTTATCCTTTAACCATTGTGCTGATTACGCTGAGCTTCTTTAATGGCTTTTTCCGAAATCCGCGAAAAGTTTACGGGAGTGCGCTATTATTCACTGGAGTATTTGCAGCGCTGGGAGCTTTAAGCACATTTGGCTTTGATCTCGGAGCCCTTCAATCCCTTAGGGAAGTATTGCCTTTCGCATCGGTTGGAATGGAATGGGTTGTACCAGCTGCAGCAGGTACTGCACTGGGAATCCTTCTAAGCAAAACTGACAGGCAACAGCCGGATTCGGCAAAACAGATGGATGTAAAAGCTTCTTGA
- a CDS encoding GNAT family N-acetyltransferase — translation MELKIHTRKAAIGDIPQLASLMGDLGYPVSKELMEKRLNNIGAHPDYYSLVACLEDKVIGMAGFHTGLLYNTDGIHIRVIAFVTDKNYRGMGAGKKLMQAVENFAEQLGAAGIVLNSGNRTEREDAHQFYISLGYQAKSTGFVKTLH, via the coding sequence ATGGAGCTTAAAATACATACCAGGAAAGCAGCTATCGGGGATATTCCCCAGCTTGCAAGCTTAATGGGGGATCTGGGCTATCCAGTGTCGAAAGAGCTGATGGAAAAGAGGCTTAATAACATCGGTGCACATCCTGATTACTATTCATTAGTGGCTTGTCTAGAAGATAAAGTAATTGGAATGGCTGGATTCCATACAGGTCTTTTATATAATACTGACGGCATTCATATCCGAGTTATTGCTTTCGTTACTGATAAAAATTACAGAGGGATGGGTGCAGGTAAGAAGCTGATGCAGGCTGTTGAAAATTTTGCAGAACAATTGGGGGCTGCCGGAATTGTACTAAATAGCGGAAACAGGACTGAACGCGAAGACGCTCATCAATTTTATATTAGTTTAGGCTATCAGGCAAAGAGTACCGGGTTTGTGAAAACCCTCCATTAG
- a CDS encoding GNAT family N-acetyltransferase codes for MNLVMKSDLAERLDKTETSVLLSRLTAIKNRDGNPMGVEIKRIGGTTAFAARNIPGPSFNLVKGFNAADAEALDQIIDFYQGKRIPIRLEITPSNGSSDLLRILHQKGFYQCDFHTTLFAEPSDLVDIPINADIDIRRMQRSDFDLFGELYTKGFGMPGFLSQGIAENNEVLYDNRNWSFYLAFVNNEPAGIGVIYIIEKAANLAAAAVLPAFRNRGVHSALIQARIYQAITQNSELVTGQARFGSASQNNMEKAGLKIGYTKAIWVRE; via the coding sequence ATGAATCTAGTGATGAAAAGTGACTTAGCTGAGAGATTGGACAAGACAGAGACAAGTGTGCTGCTCTCCAGATTGACGGCAATTAAAAATCGGGATGGAAACCCAATGGGCGTGGAAATTAAAAGGATTGGCGGGACAACCGCTTTCGCTGCCAGGAATATTCCGGGTCCATCCTTCAATCTTGTAAAAGGATTTAACGCAGCAGATGCCGAAGCTCTGGATCAAATTATTGATTTCTATCAGGGAAAAAGAATTCCCATACGATTGGAGATTACACCTTCAAACGGATCATCAGATTTACTGAGGATCCTTCATCAAAAAGGGTTCTATCAATGTGATTTCCATACCACTTTGTTTGCGGAACCTTCAGATCTTGTGGACATTCCCATTAATGCCGATATTGATATACGCAGGATGCAAAGAAGCGACTTTGATCTTTTCGGTGAGCTATATACAAAGGGGTTTGGAATGCCTGGATTCCTTAGCCAAGGAATAGCTGAAAATAATGAGGTTCTTTATGACAATAGAAACTGGTCCTTTTATCTTGCCTTTGTAAACAATGAACCAGCTGGAATAGGTGTTATTTATATCATAGAAAAGGCAGCGAATCTTGCGGCTGCGGCTGTTTTGCCTGCCTTCAGAAACAGAGGGGTCCACAGCGCGCTTATTCAAGCCCGAATCTATCAGGCGATTACACAAAATTCAGAGCTTGTGACAGGTCAGGCAAGGTTTGGTTCGGCAAGCCAGAATAATATGGAAAAAGCAGGTTTGAAAATTGGATATACAAAAGCAATCTGGGTAAGGGAATAA
- a CDS encoding NAD(P)H-dependent oxidoreductase, which translates to MREKEVLKEEILNAYQFRHATKEFDPNKEIPEEDFRFILETGRLSPSSFGFEPWRFVVVQNQELREKIKNASWGAYGKLPEASHFVLILARTRKDTKYDSRYLQDHFRNTLGMPEEMMDKYLQRIEEFQKSDFDLLEGDRPLFDWACKQSYIALGNMMTAAAQIGIDSCPIEGFDIEKMNKLLNEEGLLEEGSFGLSVMCAFGYRVKDPRPKARRPFDDIVKWID; encoded by the coding sequence TTGCGTGAAAAGGAAGTTTTAAAGGAAGAAATCCTGAATGCCTATCAATTCAGGCATGCGACAAAGGAATTTGATCCAAATAAAGAAATCCCCGAGGAAGATTTCCGGTTTATATTGGAGACAGGCCGTCTGTCACCAAGTTCATTTGGTTTTGAACCATGGCGTTTTGTGGTTGTTCAGAACCAGGAGCTCCGTGAGAAAATTAAGAATGCCTCCTGGGGCGCATACGGGAAACTGCCTGAAGCTAGCCACTTTGTTTTAATCCTGGCAAGAACGAGAAAAGATACAAAATATGATTCCCGCTATCTGCAGGATCATTTTAGAAATACCCTGGGCATGCCGGAAGAAATGATGGACAAATATCTGCAGCGGATTGAGGAATTCCAGAAGTCCGATTTTGATCTGCTGGAAGGAGATCGCCCACTCTTTGATTGGGCCTGCAAGCAAAGCTACATTGCACTTGGGAATATGATGACCGCCGCTGCACAAATTGGTATAGATTCCTGTCCCATTGAGGGGTTTGACATTGAAAAAATGAATAAACTCCTGAATGAGGAAGGCTTGCTTGAAGAAGGAAGCTTCGGATTGTCGGTAATGTGTGCCTTTGGATACAGAGTGAAAGACCCAAGACCAAAAGCGCGCAGACCATTCGATGATATTGTAAAGTGGATTGATTAG
- a CDS encoding GNAT family N-acetyltransferase codes for MKIRKMDHSEPPPMNLLLLADPSIEFIKGYVNRGETYFAEINGEAVGVYILLATRPGTCEIINIAVSEKYQGEGIGRKLLEHAIELAFQGGYKTLEIGTGNSSIGQLAFYQKCGFRITGVDRDFFVRHYKEDIIENGIHCRDMIRLSMDLQ; via the coding sequence ATGAAGATACGAAAAATGGACCATTCAGAGCCCCCTCCAATGAATCTGCTATTATTGGCAGATCCTTCAATTGAATTTATTAAAGGTTATGTAAATCGAGGGGAAACATATTTTGCTGAAATAAACGGAGAAGCAGTCGGCGTTTATATCCTTCTAGCCACAAGACCAGGAACTTGTGAGATTATAAATATTGCCGTTAGTGAAAAATATCAGGGTGAGGGCATCGGCAGAAAACTTCTTGAGCATGCAATAGAGCTTGCGTTTCAAGGTGGATATAAGACCCTTGAAATTGGAACGGGGAATTCAAGTATTGGGCAGCTGGCTTTTTACCAAAAATGCGGTTTTAGAATCACAGGGGTCGACAGAGATTTTTTTGTGAGGCATTACAAAGAAGATATCATTGAAAATGGAATCCATTGCCGGGATATGATCAGGCTGTCTATGGATTTGCAATGA
- a CDS encoding VOC family protein, protein MIYEMTVQFRVLDMKEGLLWYETLLNKKPDLIPHEGFAEWELITGCWLQIAEGSPSIGSGPIRLGVPDLEQERERLITELKITPFEIHTRKEVPVKWATFADPWGNRIGYFEYIDMHEKEIQIKKVNKEDWGR, encoded by the coding sequence ATGATCTATGAAATGACGGTTCAATTCCGGGTACTGGATATGAAAGAGGGACTGTTGTGGTATGAAACATTGCTTAATAAAAAACCTGATCTCATTCCGCATGAAGGATTTGCAGAATGGGAACTCATCACAGGGTGCTGGCTTCAGATAGCTGAGGGTTCACCCAGTATAGGAAGCGGTCCAATTAGGCTTGGGGTGCCTGATCTTGAGCAGGAACGTGAAAGACTAATCACAGAATTAAAAATAACACCATTTGAAATCCATACGAGAAAAGAAGTTCCTGTTAAGTGGGCTACATTTGCTGATCCATGGGGAAATAGAATTGGATATTTTGAATATATCGATATGCATGAGAAAGAAATCCAAATAAAAAAGGTAAACAAAGAAGACTGGGGGAGATGA
- a CDS encoding flavodoxin family protein, producing MSIKALVLNCTLKKSSEPSNTGALIDEVVKFFDKTEVKTEVVTAADFKIGSGITSEAVDQEDEWPDIFKKVEEADILIVGSPIWLGEQSSITTKVIERLYGGSSLTNEKGQYIFYNKVGGVVVTGNEDGAKQVSRSVLYSLSHMGFTIPPNVDTYWVGEAGPGPSFIEAKGYDNDFTREHAKIMAYNLLHFARILKAHPIPAEGNVVKG from the coding sequence ATGTCAATTAAGGCTTTAGTTTTAAACTGTACACTAAAAAAAAGCAGTGAACCTTCCAATACCGGTGCACTTATAGATGAGGTTGTTAAATTTTTTGATAAAACGGAAGTGAAAACAGAGGTTGTTACAGCTGCAGACTTTAAAATTGGTTCCGGTATTACTTCTGAAGCTGTAGATCAGGAGGATGAATGGCCGGATATTTTTAAGAAGGTTGAAGAGGCAGATATCCTTATCGTTGGTTCTCCCATCTGGCTTGGCGAGCAGAGCAGCATCACCACAAAAGTAATCGAAAGATTATATGGAGGAAGCAGTCTGACAAATGAAAAAGGACAGTATATTTTTTACAACAAGGTTGGCGGTGTTGTGGTGACCGGCAATGAAGATGGGGCCAAACAAGTTTCCCGCTCCGTGCTATATTCACTTTCCCATATGGGATTCACCATCCCTCCAAACGTTGACACCTATTGGGTTGGTGAGGCTGGCCCCGGACCATCCTTTATTGAAGCAAAGGGCTATGACAATGACTTCACAAGAGAGCATGCCAAAATAATGGCCTATAATTTACTCCATTTTGCTAGAATATTAAAAGCTCATCCGATACCAGCCGAAGGTAATGTTGTCAAAGGCTAG
- a CDS encoding STAS domain-containing protein — protein sequence METNSSKYEINVNGSLFDWDLDNATFKFENDEVVVFWVNTAFKTLLDSIEEISGEKSAELVLETAGYRTGKIVSKFYLESNKEKEDIINHLPNMYLTAGWGKTDIASFSLEEKKAIIRVKNGWEYKINVEQKKEAEGTFLPGHWAGVLSGLFETNIWYKVKQSQVKGDYYSEYEFFESDITPSQNISALIKEQNQSAQKKLEKEIAEQTKVMSEIIKEISSPIIPVIDSILVIPLVGRYEELRAEELLNRTLLNLPRYKAEYLILDLTALKGVDQYTLDFLQKFVKAASLLGTNCIFVGISPELSLQIIESGNKETQIPCFSVLQQGITHALDQVGLQISPKK from the coding sequence ATGGAGACTAATTCTTCTAAGTATGAAATAAATGTGAATGGATCTCTGTTTGATTGGGATCTGGATAATGCAACGTTTAAATTCGAAAATGACGAAGTGGTAGTGTTTTGGGTAAACACAGCTTTTAAGACTCTCCTGGACTCCATTGAGGAAATCTCTGGTGAAAAATCAGCCGAGCTTGTTCTTGAAACCGCTGGCTACAGGACAGGAAAAATTGTCAGCAAATTTTATTTGGAATCGAATAAAGAAAAAGAAGACATTATTAATCATTTACCCAATATGTATTTAACTGCCGGTTGGGGGAAAACAGATATTGCATCCTTTAGCCTCGAAGAAAAGAAGGCGATCATTCGTGTTAAAAATGGGTGGGAGTATAAGATTAATGTGGAACAAAAAAAAGAAGCAGAAGGCACTTTTTTGCCTGGACATTGGGCAGGGGTGCTCAGCGGCCTGTTTGAAACAAATATATGGTATAAAGTGAAACAAAGCCAGGTTAAGGGAGATTATTATTCCGAATACGAATTTTTTGAGTCCGACATTACGCCCTCCCAGAATATCAGTGCCTTGATTAAAGAGCAGAATCAAAGCGCCCAGAAAAAGCTGGAAAAGGAAATTGCTGAGCAGACCAAAGTAATGTCTGAAATAATTAAAGAGATATCTTCTCCTATAATTCCAGTGATCGATTCCATTCTGGTCATTCCTTTAGTGGGAAGATATGAAGAGCTGAGGGCGGAGGAACTGCTGAACAGAACCTTACTGAATCTTCCCCGGTATAAAGCAGAGTATTTAATATTGGACTTAACTGCTTTAAAGGGTGTTGATCAATATACTTTAGATTTTCTGCAGAAATTCGTAAAAGCAGCTTCCCTATTGGGCACAAACTGCATATTTGTCGGGATTTCACCCGAACTTAGCCTGCAAATCATCGAGAGCGGAAACAAGGAAACACAAATTCCATGTTTTTCAGTTCTGCAGCAGGGAATCACCCACGCGTTAGATCAGGTAGGATTACAAATTTCTCCAAAAAAATAA
- a CDS encoding sensor histidine kinase, which yields MFMKNNKRTTLLRYWTTRYLFTLVIGLIILAAGSMWWIRQTTLENRLNLLQYVAVETADRVVQQDGGIEFDPFFNRMLEERAKLLEFKFEPQVFISDLNGQILYKKTGRMQRNNQTGPDLGTLPADLLENQKNVQKLDTQDGQAVYAVKSDITFDNNQVGWVVVVQSADDLTNVNQEYTLLFIMLTGLGLLGWSVIYFLSRKISRPIQEVAQAASKVSEGDYKIDLKARANEEEIHNLIISFKEMTERLMHLEKLRAELLAGVTHDLKTPVTSISGLIQAVRDDVVSGEEKEEFLDISLKEVSRLQKMIEDLLDFNSLSAGAFSIRPENCDMNKLVNDIVRQWALAQKGNFHYSVEAPAETICRSTDPYRLQQIMINLLNNAYHAIDENGSITVILSEGFIEVHDNGSGIAEEEQPYIFERFYRGKQKKLKVRGLGLGLPFSKLLANALNANLFLKESSAKGTAFAIKWNEEG from the coding sequence ATGTTTATGAAAAATAACAAAAGAACAACCCTGCTCCGCTATTGGACAACCCGCTATCTTTTTACACTTGTCATCGGACTTATCATACTAGCAGCAGGATCTATGTGGTGGATTAGGCAGACAACTCTTGAAAACAGACTGAATTTGCTCCAGTACGTTGCTGTCGAAACAGCAGATCGTGTCGTGCAGCAGGACGGCGGCATCGAATTTGATCCTTTTTTTAACAGAATGCTGGAGGAAAGAGCGAAGCTGCTGGAATTTAAGTTTGAACCCCAAGTCTTTATAAGCGATTTAAATGGCCAAATATTATATAAGAAAACCGGACGGATGCAGAGAAATAACCAGACTGGCCCTGATCTTGGAACTCTGCCTGCAGATTTGCTTGAGAACCAAAAGAATGTTCAAAAACTGGATACACAGGATGGGCAAGCCGTGTATGCAGTCAAGTCGGATATAACATTCGATAATAACCAGGTGGGATGGGTCGTAGTGGTCCAAAGCGCAGATGATTTGACGAACGTAAATCAGGAATATACCCTGTTATTTATCATGCTCACAGGATTGGGTCTTCTTGGATGGAGTGTCATTTACTTTCTTTCCAGGAAAATTTCGAGGCCCATTCAGGAAGTTGCCCAGGCTGCCTCGAAAGTCAGCGAAGGTGACTATAAAATCGATCTGAAAGCCAGGGCCAATGAGGAAGAGATTCATAATTTAATCATATCGTTTAAAGAAATGACAGAGCGGCTTATGCACCTTGAAAAACTTAGGGCAGAATTGCTGGCCGGGGTCACACATGATTTGAAAACACCTGTCACATCTATAAGCGGTTTAATTCAGGCGGTGCGTGATGATGTTGTAAGCGGTGAAGAAAAAGAGGAATTTCTTGATATTTCTTTAAAAGAAGTCAGCCGTTTGCAGAAAATGATTGAGGATTTACTCGATTTCAATTCACTTTCGGCTGGTGCCTTTTCAATTAGGCCTGAAAACTGTGATATGAATAAGCTCGTTAATGATATTGTGAGGCAATGGGCACTAGCACAGAAAGGCAATTTTCACTATAGTGTGGAAGCGCCAGCTGAAACCATCTGCAGATCAACAGACCCGTACCGTCTGCAGCAGATTATGATTAATTTGTTGAATAATGCTTATCATGCCATTGATGAAAATGGCAGCATTACTGTTATTTTGAGTGAGGGATTTATTGAGGTTCATGATAATGGATCGGGAATAGCCGAAGAGGAGCAGCCTTATATTTTTGAACGTTTTTACAGGGGGAAACAGAAGAAGCTGAAAGTAAGAGGGCTCGGCTTGGGGCTTCCATTCAGCAAACTGCTGGCCAATGCTCTGAACGCAAATTTATTTTTAAAAGAAAGTTCGGCAAAAGGTACTGCATTTGCGATTAAGTGGAATGAAGAAGGGTAG